Part of the Nicotiana sylvestris chromosome 2, ASM39365v2, whole genome shotgun sequence genome, TTCAATTCCCTCATTTCCAATCCCCAAAATGTACCTTCAGACACTAAGTTTTATAATTCAATACTCCAATCATTTTCCTCCAATTCTACTCTCCAAGATTCAATCTTTTTCCTCAATCACATGATCAAGACTCACCCACCCTTTTCTCCAGACAGATATACATACCATGTTCTCCTCATCCAATCTTGCAAGTCAGTTGACAATTCTTTATCCCCTGTTCATCAGGTTCTCAATCTCATGACTTCCAATGGTTTCCCACCAAATAAGGTCTCCACAGACATTGCTGTGAGGACCCTTTGCTCTTCGAACCGTGAAGAGCAAGCCATTGAGCTGGTGAAAGAACTTTCCTCTAAAGACTCTCCACCTGATACCTATACTTACAATTTTATTGTCAGGCACCTATGCAAGAACAGGTCTTTGAGTAATATGAATAGCTTTATTAAAGAAATGAGGGAGGGTTTTGATATAAAGCCTGATCTTGTTACTTATACTATTATGATCGATAATGTATGTAACAGTAAGAATCTCAGGGAGGCGACTCGATTGTTGGGGGTGTTGAGTGAGGAAGGATATAAGCCTGATTGCTATGTTTTTAATACAATCATGAAGGGTTATTGTATGTTAAGTCAAGGGGGTGAAGTGTTAAGTGTATACAAGAAAATGCAGGAGGAAGGAGTGAAGCCTGACCTTGTGACATATAATACATTGATCTATGGATTGTCGAAGTCGGGAAGGGTGAAAGATGCTAAGAAGTTTTTGAGTGTTATGATGGAGGAGGGCCATATTCCGGATGCAGTAACGTATACTTCGTTAATGAATGGGATGTGTAGGGAAGGAGATCCATTAGGAGCGCTGGCTTTGTTGGAGAGAATGGAAGCACGGGGCTGTGCTCCTAATTCGTGTACATATAATACGTTGCTTCATGGGTTATGTAAGGCAAGGTTGTTGGATAAGGGGATGGAACTGTATGATGTTATGAAGAAGAATGGTATGAAGCTTGAGACAGGGTCATATGGGACGTTTCTCAGAGCGCTCTGTAGGAATGGCAGAGTAGCAGAAGCTTATGAAGTTTTTGATTATGCAGTAGAGAGCAAGAGTTTGACAGATGTTGCTGCTTATACTACGTTGGAGAGCACGTTGAAGTGGCTTAAGAAAGCTAGAGAACAGGGACTTGTCATTTGACCCCCATTGCTGGTATCCTGATTCATATGAAGTGTTTTACTTATTCATGGGCATTTTTGTTCTTTCTTAGAGAATTTACGTGTTGTCATTTGATCCCTTTTATGTACTTTTTTCATATTAAGAAATACACAGGAGAGCGTTTGAATTAATTGTACATATGGCACCAATAAAAAAAATTAGTTGTTCATATGGCTGGAGTTATGTGTTGGAACTAATTTTACATATCACTAGGATTTATCAAGCTGGGAGAGTGATGGAACATTTACTATTTTCCAAATTATTTAGAAAATTTACACTAAATTTCTCTTTGTATACAGTATACTGCTGAGCTGAAACCCATATTGTCATCAGTTTGTAAAATCTAAGGCCATCTTAGCATCTAGAAATGTTTGGTGCTTTATCCTTGCAGCTACGAAGATGAAAAAGGCAAACTTCAACATGATGTTGTTTTCTGTTTGTGTGGGAAAGAAATAGAGGCCAATATAAACACATGTAGTTGTGTACCCAAGACTGTTATGTTCCTAGGGATCTGGCTCTTGACATATGTCATTAGTAGTTTGGGTCCTGAAATTTCTCAAACACTGAAGTAAAAGTCTTTTTGGCCTTTTTATACCTTTTTTAACATGATTTTCCTATCCTTTTGCCTCTTCATAGTTTTCGTGTTTACCTGAATTGTGCTAGTTTTTAACCAGCAAAAGTTTATTCTTTTGAAACACTCTGTATCTTTACTCTTTCATGTCAGCCATGCTGGTTTAATAATCATTTGAATTATGTGAACAGTGGCTCTCTGTGTCAATTAGTTTTGGCCTGGCATAAACGCAGAGCGATTGATTGAATGAATGACTTCTCAGCCGTTAAAGCTTAGATTATCTGCCAGCATTCTGTTCTCCCTGTGTTTTTCGGAAGCATTTCATAGCTTTTACTTACACCTTAGCCACTTGTGCACTTGTTTAGATTTTAGAAGCATATGAACGGAAGTTGGGTATACACTATAGGCATTCAAGAGATGTGCTTTCAAATGTAAGCTGGTTCCTTCATAGTCTAATGAGGTTAATAGCTGGGTTAGTAAGGAGCTGATTAATTATGGAAAGAGTTAGAGTTGCTGGAAGTGATCCCAAGATGTTGAACCAACATTTTAAGGCACAAGGCCTCAGCTTATCTGACTTGAAACTTAATTAACTTTTTCAATATTGACTTTGCTAATTGTGTCGAAATCTGAGTACACCTAGCACACTAAATTCAGAAACCATCTTGTTTTTGAATATGTGCTATCAGAGATTGAAACCACAAACAACCTTTATCCTGAGAAGGATC contains:
- the LOC104233625 gene encoding pentatricopeptide repeat-containing protein At2g17670; amino-acid sequence: MGKLPPSLRSANFAVNTLIKTPSSSVPHQKIPSPSQPPTSKPHYFPKKSHSPKKKPTSITQQPQLPSIVAFDSTTLSDAKTLFNSLISNPQNVPSDTKFYNSILQSFSSNSTLQDSIFFLNHMIKTHPPFSPDRYTYHVLLIQSCKSVDNSLSPVHQVLNLMTSNGFPPNKVSTDIAVRTLCSSNREEQAIELVKELSSKDSPPDTYTYNFIVRHLCKNRSLSNMNSFIKEMREGFDIKPDLVTYTIMIDNVCNSKNLREATRLLGVLSEEGYKPDCYVFNTIMKGYCMLSQGGEVLSVYKKMQEEGVKPDLVTYNTLIYGLSKSGRVKDAKKFLSVMMEEGHIPDAVTYTSLMNGMCREGDPLGALALLERMEARGCAPNSCTYNTLLHGLCKARLLDKGMELYDVMKKNGMKLETGSYGTFLRALCRNGRVAEAYEVFDYAVESKSLTDVAAYTTLESTLKWLKKAREQGLVI